In a genomic window of Bombina bombina isolate aBomBom1 chromosome 8, aBomBom1.pri, whole genome shotgun sequence:
- the FXYD3 gene encoding FXYD domain-containing ion transport regulator 3 has protein sequence MQEMVIAAFLMVTSFPFLQAVDPSEMNKQFYYDYKSLKIGGLIVAGVLCAMGIIILMSGKCRCKFNQNERRNRAQEQQLIRPGSAC, from the exons ATGCAGGAGATGGTCATTGCTGCTTTTCTTATGGTGACTT CGTTTCCTTTTCTGCAAGCGGTGGATCCCTCAGAAA tgaaCAAGCAGTTCTATTATG ATTATAAATCACTCAAAATTGGTGGCCTTATTGTGGCAGGAGTGCTGTGCGCCATGGGCATTATCATTCTAATGA gtggAAAATGCAGATGCAAATTCAACCAAAATGA gcGCCGTAATCGAGCACAAGAGCAGCAGCTGATACGTCCAG GAAGCGCCTGCTAA